The following are encoded together in the Kribbella sp. CA-293567 genome:
- the pgm gene encoding phosphoglucomutase (alpha-D-glucose-1,6-bisphosphate-dependent): MHSRAGQPAQPEDLVDVDALLAAYEGITPDVENPAQKVVFGTSGHRGSSLDGAFNEAHILAITQAVCEYRAGEGTSGPLLVGRDSHGLSEPAWRTVLEVLAGNGVQTLVDSADRLTPTPAVSHAILRLNRGAGAGADGIVITPSHNPPRDGGIKYNPPHGGPADSDATGWIAARANELIAGGNREVRRTGFEAARAQAGEYDFLGHYVDDLPSVLNLDAIRSAGVRIGADPLGGASVDYWAAIAERHRLDLTVVNPRVDPAWSFMTLDHDGKIRMDCSSPYAMASLVAQKDRYDVATGNDADSDRHGIVTPDAGLMNPNHYLAAAISYLFANRQWGPEVAVGKTLVSSSLIDRVVGDLGRRLWEVPVGFKWFVPGLIDGSVGFGGEESAGASFLRFDGTVWTTDKDGILLALLASEITAVTGETPSQAHAKLVSKFGASAYSRVDAPASREQKAKLGALSADAVTATELAGEPILDRMTSAPGNGAAIGGLKVTTESAWFAARPSGTEDLYKIYGESFKGEDHLAEVFAEARDVVSAALS; the protein is encoded by the coding sequence ATGCACTCACGCGCAGGTCAGCCCGCCCAGCCCGAGGATCTCGTCGACGTCGACGCGCTGCTTGCGGCGTACGAGGGGATCACGCCGGACGTCGAGAACCCCGCCCAGAAGGTCGTCTTCGGTACGTCGGGCCACCGTGGCTCGTCGCTGGACGGCGCCTTCAACGAGGCGCACATCCTGGCCATCACCCAGGCCGTCTGCGAGTACCGCGCGGGTGAGGGCACCTCCGGCCCGCTCCTGGTCGGCCGGGACAGTCACGGCCTCTCCGAGCCCGCTTGGCGGACCGTGCTCGAGGTGCTGGCCGGCAACGGCGTGCAGACCCTGGTGGACAGCGCCGACCGGCTGACGCCGACCCCGGCCGTGTCCCACGCGATCCTGCGGCTCAACCGCGGCGCGGGCGCCGGCGCGGACGGCATCGTGATCACGCCCAGCCACAACCCGCCGCGGGACGGCGGGATCAAGTACAACCCGCCGCACGGCGGACCGGCCGACTCCGACGCGACCGGCTGGATCGCGGCCCGGGCGAACGAGCTGATCGCCGGCGGCAACCGCGAGGTACGCCGTACCGGCTTCGAGGCGGCCCGGGCGCAGGCGGGGGAGTACGACTTCCTCGGTCACTACGTCGACGACCTGCCCTCCGTGCTCAACCTCGACGCGATCCGCTCGGCCGGCGTCCGGATCGGCGCCGACCCGCTGGGTGGCGCGAGCGTCGACTACTGGGCCGCGATCGCCGAACGGCACCGCCTCGACCTGACTGTGGTGAACCCCCGGGTCGACCCGGCCTGGTCGTTCATGACGCTCGACCACGACGGCAAGATCCGGATGGACTGCTCGTCGCCGTACGCGATGGCCTCGCTGGTCGCCCAGAAGGACCGCTACGACGTCGCGACCGGCAACGACGCCGACTCCGACCGGCACGGCATCGTCACGCCGGACGCGGGGCTGATGAACCCCAACCACTACCTGGCCGCAGCGATCTCCTACCTGTTCGCGAACCGGCAGTGGGGCCCGGAGGTCGCGGTCGGCAAGACGCTGGTGTCGTCCTCGCTGATCGACCGCGTGGTCGGTGACCTCGGCCGCCGGCTGTGGGAGGTGCCGGTCGGGTTCAAGTGGTTCGTGCCCGGTCTGATCGACGGCTCGGTCGGCTTCGGCGGGGAGGAGTCGGCCGGCGCGAGCTTCCTGCGCTTCGACGGCACTGTCTGGACGACCGACAAGGACGGCATCCTGCTCGCGCTGCTGGCCAGCGAAATCACCGCGGTGACCGGGGAGACCCCGTCCCAGGCGCACGCCAAGCTGGTGTCGAAGTTCGGCGCCTCGGCTTACTCGCGGGTGGACGCTCCGGCCAGTCGCGAGCAGAAGGCCAAGCTGGGGGCGCTCTCGGCCGATGCCGTGACCGCGACAGAGCTGGCCGGTGAGCCGATTCTCGACCGGATGACGAGCGCGCCCGGCAACGGCGCCGCGATCGGCGGGCTGAAGGTCACCACGGAGTCGGCCTGGTTCGCCGCCCGGCCGTCCGGGACCGAGGATCTCTACAAGATCTACGGCGAGTCCTTCAAGGGCGAGGACCACCTCGCCGAGGTCTTCGCCGAGGCCCGCGACGTGGTCTCCGCGGCGCTGAGCTAA
- a CDS encoding sensor histidine kinase, with the protein MLTTADLGQHYQLPIGGAFALGLSRAFSLALVWLKPSVALPVSLMTAAITAALSTPTSSSEPWPWPVTTVFGHSIVLALIAARATAGGLRARSAVAAWWVGTQMVGVVAMMVAPGRGTWPGLVAMAVLSAVAVAVGELSRSRAEARRQLVAQEGISAAERAERARWQERARIARELHDVVAHHLSVVVVRADSAPHRLKALPEDAREEFAEIAEDARSSLTEMRRVLRLLREEPAGAEVSGELEPQPGLENLEKLVAATRRAGADVRLSVKHTEHAEHTEHAEHTEHAALEWPEVGGAVGMTVYRVVQEAVSNAVRHAPGAVVEVEVERLGDAVAVRVENGVANGGDRPVEAPGSGHGVVGMRERIALLDGEFWAGVTADGGYLVEVRLPLDKGGNA; encoded by the coding sequence GTGCTGACCACCGCCGACCTTGGGCAGCACTATCAACTGCCGATCGGTGGTGCTTTCGCGCTCGGTCTCTCCCGCGCTTTCTCTTTGGCTCTGGTTTGGCTGAAACCTTCGGTAGCTTTGCCGGTTTCACTGATGACCGCCGCCATTACTGCCGCCCTCTCCACGCCGACGTCGTCCAGCGAGCCTTGGCCTTGGCCGGTGACAACTGTCTTCGGTCACTCGATCGTTTTGGCGCTGATCGCCGCACGGGCGACGGCGGGAGGGCTTCGGGCGAGGTCTGCGGTAGCGGCCTGGTGGGTCGGAACGCAGATGGTTGGTGTGGTGGCGATGATGGTGGCGCCAGGTCGGGGAACCTGGCCGGGGTTGGTGGCCATGGCGGTGTTGTCCGCGGTGGCCGTGGCCGTGGGCGAGCTGTCGAGATCGCGGGCTGAGGCCCGGCGCCAATTGGTGGCGCAGGAAGGAATCAGTGCTGCGGAGCGGGCCGAGCGGGCTCGGTGGCAGGAGCGGGCACGGATCGCGCGGGAGTTGCACGATGTCGTCGCGCATCACTTGTCGGTGGTGGTGGTTCGGGCTGACAGCGCGCCGCATCGGTTGAAGGCCTTGCCGGAGGATGCCCGCGAGGAGTTCGCGGAGATCGCGGAGGACGCCCGCTCGTCGCTGACCGAGATGAGGCGCGTGCTGCGGTTGCTTCGCGAGGAACCGGCCGGTGCCGAGGTGAGTGGAGAGCTGGAACCGCAACCAGGGCTGGAGAATCTGGAGAAACTGGTTGCCGCGACCCGACGGGCTGGTGCCGACGTACGCCTGTCCGTCAAGCACACCGAGCACGCCGAGCACACCGAGCACGCCGAGCACACCGAGCACGCGGCGCTGGAGTGGCCGGAGGTGGGAGGTGCAGTGGGCATGACGGTCTATCGGGTCGTGCAGGAAGCGGTGAGCAACGCGGTGCGGCATGCGCCGGGCGCCGTGGTGGAGGTGGAGGTCGAGCGGCTTGGGGATGCGGTGGCTGTGAGGGTGGAGAACGGTGTGGCGAACGGGGGTGACCGCCCGGTGGAGGCGCCGGGCAGCGGGCATGGGGTGGTAGGGATGCGAGAGCGGATTGCCTTGCTGGACGGGGAGTTTTGGGCTGGGGTCACTGCGGACGGCGGGTATCTGGTGGAGGTCCGACTTCCGCTGGACAAGGGAGGGAACGCCTGA
- a CDS encoding DUF3037 domain-containing protein, protein MNLVPFDYVILRAAPRIQRGEFVNVGAVIYCRSLDFLGASWDVDPLRLRALDPAVDVDVVCASLEHIRAICAGDPEGGPAAATRIGERFRWLAAPRSTVVHPSPIHSGLTNDPTADLDRLVDAFVR, encoded by the coding sequence GTGAACCTGGTGCCCTTCGACTACGTCATCCTGCGGGCCGCACCCCGCATCCAGCGCGGCGAGTTCGTCAACGTCGGCGCGGTGATCTACTGCCGGTCGCTGGACTTCCTGGGCGCGTCCTGGGATGTCGACCCGCTCCGGTTGCGGGCCCTCGACCCGGCGGTCGACGTCGATGTCGTGTGCGCGTCCCTGGAGCACATCCGGGCGATCTGCGCGGGCGATCCGGAAGGCGGCCCGGCGGCGGCGACCAGGATCGGCGAACGCTTCCGCTGGCTCGCGGCGCCGCGCAGTACGGTGGTCCACCCGAGCCCGATCCACAGTGGGCTCACCAACGACCCCACTGCGGATCTGGACCGGCTGGTCGACGCCTTCGTGCGTTAG
- a CDS encoding DUF6308 family protein: protein MQLTIDTSLSSRLLRIVEDGQAVDDLRAYFEDGPPNTGYVGRWFERIGTPADQDAHRNRLTADDIVALSALGIRLPIAVSARLLGEDADEIGELLAAIPADADLWDVPRSGLSPKSAAYRLFTKFRAMAWNGGDHGTSGVTASKLLARKRPRLIPIYDTQVSRLVDLGKGASWWISLQEAVTPEVRDHLAHAHQTAGLGPLITPLRTLDVILWMRARHAG, encoded by the coding sequence ATGCAGCTCACTATCGACACCAGCCTGTCCAGCAGGCTCTTGCGGATCGTCGAGGACGGGCAGGCCGTCGACGACCTGCGCGCGTACTTCGAGGACGGCCCGCCGAACACCGGCTACGTCGGCCGCTGGTTCGAGCGGATCGGAACGCCGGCCGACCAGGACGCGCATCGGAACCGCCTGACCGCCGACGACATCGTCGCGCTGTCGGCCCTCGGCATCAGGTTGCCGATCGCGGTCTCCGCCCGGCTGCTCGGCGAGGACGCCGACGAGATCGGCGAACTCCTGGCCGCGATCCCGGCCGACGCGGATCTGTGGGACGTACCGCGCTCCGGCCTGAGCCCGAAGTCGGCGGCGTACCGGCTGTTCACGAAGTTCCGGGCGATGGCCTGGAACGGTGGTGACCACGGCACGTCGGGCGTCACCGCGAGCAAGCTGCTGGCGCGCAAACGGCCGCGGCTGATCCCGATCTACGACACCCAGGTCAGCCGGCTGGTCGATCTCGGCAAGGGCGCGAGCTGGTGGATCTCACTGCAGGAGGCAGTGACTCCCGAGGTCCGCGATCATCTCGCGCACGCTCACCAGACCGCCGGACTCGGCCCACTGATCACGCCGCTGCGCACGCTCGACGTGATCCTGTGGATGCGAGCCCGGCACGCCGGCTGA
- a CDS encoding fused MFS/spermidine synthase encodes MQETAQAVQAKGINDKVAIALAFGSSAAVMVLELVALRLVAPYLGLTLETNTAVIGVALAAIATGAAMGGRIADSVPPTRSLGPLIVLAGALVLLILPAVRWTGEVLRGGGGQVVFLVVAVALFLPASLLAAVTPMVTKLRLSTLAQTGTVVGRLSAYATVGAIAGTVLTGFVFVAKVPTSTIVLWLGGFLVLAGAALTIFFRGLKAAAKPLALALIGTSLTLVAPRPCEVETAYHCARIEKDPARASGRTLYLDQLRHSYVDLDDPTYLEFEYAKNFVAAIDTKWPGKSPLEALHIGAGGLTIPNYLKATRPGTRNKVYEIDPGVIEVDKAELGAKPGPDLDIQIRDGRLGVRSESADSRDLLVMDAFGGVAVPWHLTTREIVADARRVLKADGLYLVNVIDFGPQDFLKAELRTIAAEFPHVGLIAKPTALTGEAGGNFVLLASDQPLPGAAIRQRLGSTAGYLDDPAGIERFVGDAPLLTDDYAPVDQLLTPFAS; translated from the coding sequence ATGCAAGAGACGGCCCAGGCAGTGCAGGCCAAGGGGATCAACGACAAGGTCGCGATCGCGCTGGCCTTCGGCAGTTCGGCCGCCGTGATGGTGCTCGAACTGGTCGCGTTGCGCCTGGTCGCGCCGTACCTCGGGCTGACGCTGGAGACCAACACCGCGGTCATCGGTGTCGCTCTGGCGGCCATCGCGACCGGAGCCGCGATGGGTGGGCGGATCGCCGACAGCGTGCCGCCGACCCGGTCGCTCGGACCGCTCATCGTGCTCGCCGGCGCGCTCGTGCTGCTGATCCTGCCCGCCGTCCGCTGGACCGGCGAGGTACTTCGCGGTGGCGGTGGCCAGGTGGTCTTCCTGGTGGTCGCGGTCGCACTGTTCCTGCCGGCTTCGCTGCTCGCGGCGGTGACACCGATGGTGACCAAGCTCAGATTGTCGACGCTGGCTCAGACCGGCACGGTCGTCGGCAGGTTGTCCGCCTACGCGACGGTCGGTGCGATCGCGGGCACGGTGCTGACCGGCTTCGTCTTCGTGGCCAAGGTCCCGACCAGCACGATCGTGCTGTGGCTCGGCGGCTTCCTGGTCCTCGCGGGCGCCGCCCTGACGATCTTCTTCCGCGGGCTCAAGGCCGCGGCCAAACCGCTGGCGCTGGCGCTGATCGGCACGAGTCTGACCCTGGTGGCGCCGCGGCCGTGCGAGGTCGAGACGGCCTACCACTGCGCCCGGATCGAGAAGGACCCGGCGCGGGCGAGCGGACGCACGCTGTACCTCGACCAGCTCCGCCACTCCTATGTCGACCTCGACGACCCGACCTATCTGGAGTTCGAGTACGCGAAGAACTTCGTGGCGGCGATCGACACCAAATGGCCGGGCAAGTCACCGCTGGAGGCGCTGCACATCGGCGCCGGCGGCCTGACCATCCCGAACTACCTCAAGGCCACCCGGCCCGGTACGCGGAACAAGGTCTACGAGATCGATCCCGGCGTGATCGAGGTGGACAAGGCGGAGCTGGGCGCGAAGCCGGGGCCCGATCTCGACATCCAGATCCGCGACGGGCGGCTCGGCGTCCGGTCGGAGTCCGCGGACAGCCGGGACCTGCTGGTGATGGACGCCTTCGGCGGGGTCGCGGTGCCCTGGCACCTGACCACCCGGGAGATCGTCGCCGACGCGCGCCGGGTACTGAAGGCGGACGGGCTCTACCTGGTGAACGTCATCGACTTCGGTCCGCAGGACTTCCTCAAGGCCGAACTCCGCACCATCGCGGCGGAATTCCCCCACGTCGGGCTGATCGCGAAGCCGACCGCGCTGACCGGCGAGGCCGGCGGCAACTTCGTGCTGCTGGCCAGCGACCAGCCGTTGCCCGGGGCAGCGATCCGGCAGCGGCTCGGCAGCACCGCGGGCTATCTCGACGATCCGGCCGGGATCGAGCGGTTCGTCGGCGACGCGCCGTTGCTCACCGATGACTACGCGCCAGTAGATCAGCTGCTCACGCCGTTCGCGAGCTGA
- a CDS encoding exonuclease domain-containing protein, with the protein MYAVIDTETTGLLPGHRHRVIEIAVVLLDAEGRFEQEWVTLLNPQRDLGPQHIHGILTADVLAAPDFAEIAGRLASLLAGRMVVGHNVEFDLGFLRAEFARLGYAVPLITERSMCTMALAGYLHPGAKRTLGACCSAVGISIEGWHSALADTRATAQLFSHYLKAFPSPPPWQWVYEEVRQWRWPALPGADGVATVRPVHAGGRHGWMSRLVDQLPRVPDPPQADSYLAVLDMILADREINETGADQLVHVATDLGLTRSQVDELHRVYVADLAEALWSEGVGSPEQRNDLDRVAAMLGQRVVDVDDALLRASGGQYAVPVRPGAQGFPAGSSVVFTGDMIEAREVWWNRAVAAGFSPQEAVRPETTFVVAADVDSLSTKARAAREYGVPIVAVEDFVRMLPADARGSRGEEQRRAG; encoded by the coding sequence ATGTATGCCGTCATCGACACCGAGACCACCGGCCTGTTGCCGGGGCACCGGCACCGGGTGATCGAGATCGCGGTCGTGCTGCTGGACGCAGAGGGCCGATTCGAGCAGGAGTGGGTGACCCTGCTCAATCCGCAACGCGATCTCGGGCCGCAACACATTCACGGGATTTTGACTGCCGACGTACTGGCCGCGCCGGACTTCGCGGAGATCGCGGGGCGGCTGGCGTCCTTGCTGGCCGGGCGGATGGTGGTCGGTCACAACGTGGAGTTCGATCTGGGATTCCTGCGGGCGGAGTTCGCCCGGCTCGGCTATGCGGTGCCGCTGATCACCGAGCGATCGATGTGCACGATGGCGTTGGCGGGCTATCTGCATCCGGGTGCCAAGCGAACGCTCGGGGCCTGTTGCTCGGCGGTAGGCATCTCGATCGAGGGATGGCACTCTGCCCTCGCCGACACGCGGGCGACCGCTCAACTCTTCAGCCACTACCTGAAGGCGTTCCCGTCGCCGCCACCTTGGCAATGGGTCTACGAAGAGGTTCGGCAATGGCGTTGGCCCGCACTGCCCGGTGCGGACGGCGTGGCGACCGTGCGGCCTGTCCATGCGGGCGGGCGGCACGGCTGGATGAGCCGGCTGGTGGATCAGTTGCCCCGGGTGCCGGACCCGCCGCAAGCCGACTCGTATCTGGCCGTGCTCGACATGATCCTGGCCGATCGGGAGATCAACGAGACCGGGGCGGATCAACTCGTCCACGTCGCGACGGATCTGGGCCTCACTCGGTCGCAGGTGGACGAGTTGCACCGGGTCTACGTCGCCGATTTGGCCGAGGCGTTGTGGAGCGAAGGCGTGGGCAGTCCGGAGCAACGCAACGACCTCGACCGGGTCGCGGCGATGCTCGGTCAACGGGTGGTCGACGTCGACGATGCGTTGCTGCGCGCGAGCGGCGGTCAGTACGCCGTACCGGTGCGGCCTGGTGCGCAAGGGTTTCCGGCGGGGAGCAGTGTGGTCTTCACCGGCGACATGATCGAGGCGCGGGAGGTCTGGTGGAATCGCGCGGTCGCAGCGGGGTTCTCGCCGCAGGAGGCTGTCCGGCCGGAGACGACGTTCGTGGTCGCGGCTGACGTGGACAGTCTGTCGACGAAGGCTCGGGCGGCGCGGGAGTACGGCGTACCGATCGTTGCGGTGGAGGATTTCGTGCGGATGTTGCCCGCGGATGCGCGGGGGAGTCGCGGGGAGGAGCAACGCAGGGCGGGGTGA
- a CDS encoding MmcQ/YjbR family DNA-binding protein, whose product MEELERLRELCLALPETTERLSHGEPAWFVREKKTFVMFADRHHDDRRAFWCAAPAGSQEALVAADPEHFFRPPYVGHRGWLGAYLDVPEVDWSQLAELVEDAYRHVAPRSLVARLDETR is encoded by the coding sequence ATGGAAGAACTGGAACGGTTGCGGGAGCTGTGTCTGGCCTTGCCGGAGACGACCGAGCGACTGAGTCATGGGGAACCGGCCTGGTTCGTCCGGGAGAAGAAGACGTTCGTGATGTTCGCGGATCGGCACCATGACGACCGGCGGGCCTTCTGGTGTGCAGCGCCCGCAGGAAGTCAAGAAGCGTTGGTCGCAGCCGACCCCGAGCACTTCTTCCGTCCGCCGTACGTCGGGCATCGCGGCTGGCTCGGTGCCTACCTGGACGTGCCCGAAGTCGACTGGTCGCAGCTTGCCGAGCTGGTCGAGGACGCGTATCGCCACGTCGCGCCCCGATCACTGGTGGCCCGCCTCGACGAGACCCGTTAG
- a CDS encoding carboxylate-amine ligase, producing the protein MSHPAMGVEEELLLVSASGDPLPRSKAVAAGAEGVDVELELTRAQVEINAPVCDTAEELHRQLTFARAKLAQAAADEGARLLAIGVPPGGVAEQLVTKKPRYEEMAARYGLLVREQGVCGCHVHIDVPDKEAAIRVSNHLRPWLPTLLALTANSAVYLGQDTGFASWRSIMWARWPCSGPPPYFESAEHYDALVAMQIGTGTIMDERMVYWDVRPSDHLPTVEVRVSDVPLTVDETVLLATLIRALVMVALDDGGLGPKLEPEVLRAAYWLAARDGITGNGLEVLKARTMPMAELLGLLQRHVADVLQQMGDADRVAETIQRVLREGNGAVKQRQALAAGSDVVTLTAQRPG; encoded by the coding sequence TTGAGTCACCCAGCTATGGGCGTCGAGGAGGAACTGCTGCTGGTGTCGGCCAGCGGCGACCCGCTGCCGCGCAGCAAGGCCGTCGCGGCCGGGGCGGAGGGCGTGGATGTCGAACTGGAGCTGACTCGGGCCCAGGTGGAGATCAATGCCCCTGTCTGTGACACGGCTGAAGAACTGCACCGGCAACTCACCTTCGCCCGGGCAAAACTCGCACAGGCCGCGGCAGATGAAGGCGCCCGACTGCTGGCGATCGGTGTGCCGCCTGGTGGAGTGGCAGAGCAACTGGTGACCAAGAAGCCGCGGTACGAGGAAATGGCCGCCCGGTACGGTCTGCTGGTTCGCGAGCAGGGTGTCTGCGGCTGCCACGTGCACATCGACGTACCGGACAAGGAAGCCGCTATTCGGGTCAGCAACCACCTGCGGCCGTGGCTGCCGACGCTGTTGGCACTGACCGCCAACAGTGCGGTGTACCTCGGACAGGACACTGGTTTCGCCAGTTGGCGCTCGATCATGTGGGCGCGCTGGCCCTGCTCCGGGCCGCCGCCGTACTTCGAGTCGGCCGAGCACTACGACGCGTTGGTGGCCATGCAGATCGGGACGGGCACCATCATGGACGAGCGGATGGTCTACTGGGACGTACGCCCGTCCGATCACCTTCCCACTGTCGAGGTGCGGGTCAGCGACGTTCCGCTGACGGTCGACGAGACAGTGCTGCTGGCGACGCTCATCCGTGCTCTAGTGATGGTGGCACTGGACGACGGCGGTCTGGGGCCGAAGCTCGAGCCGGAGGTACTGCGGGCGGCGTACTGGCTGGCTGCTCGTGATGGCATCACCGGCAACGGCCTGGAGGTGCTGAAAGCCCGGACGATGCCCATGGCCGAGCTGCTCGGCCTGCTGCAAAGGCATGTCGCAGACGTCCTGCAGCAGATGGGCGACGCGGACCGGGTCGCCGAGACGATCCAGCGCGTACTCCGGGAGGGCAACGGCGCAGTCAAGCAACGGCAAGCCTTGGCGGCCGGTTCGGACGTCGTCACTCTCACCGCCCAACGGCCAGGGTGA
- a CDS encoding response regulator — MISVVVVDDQAVVRAGFVALLGAHEDLRVVGEAGDGAEAVEVVEQVRPEVVLMDVRMPVMDGLEATRRILQGVAPGEPPRVVMLTTFDLDEYVYDALRAGASGFLLKHSSPDELAAAVRVVAAGDALLAPSITRRLVEDFAKVRPVLPATAAELTPRETDVLRLVARGQSNREIAAALVLAEQTVKTHVSRILTKLDLRDRAQAVVYAYEAGVVTPGPRR, encoded by the coding sequence ATGATCTCTGTCGTGGTGGTGGATGACCAGGCGGTCGTTCGGGCTGGATTCGTCGCGTTGCTGGGCGCTCACGAGGATCTGCGGGTGGTGGGTGAGGCGGGGGACGGGGCGGAGGCGGTCGAGGTCGTGGAACAGGTACGGCCGGAGGTCGTTCTGATGGACGTGCGGATGCCGGTGATGGACGGTCTCGAGGCGACCCGGCGGATCCTTCAGGGGGTGGCGCCGGGCGAGCCGCCTCGAGTGGTCATGCTGACGACCTTCGACCTCGACGAGTACGTGTACGACGCGTTGCGTGCTGGAGCCAGCGGGTTCCTGCTGAAGCATTCGTCGCCCGACGAGTTGGCGGCTGCCGTCCGGGTGGTCGCCGCCGGGGATGCGCTGCTGGCCCCGTCGATCACTCGGCGGCTGGTCGAGGACTTCGCCAAGGTGCGGCCGGTGCTGCCCGCGACCGCGGCCGAGCTCACGCCGCGGGAGACCGACGTCTTGCGGTTGGTCGCTCGCGGGCAGTCCAACCGCGAGATCGCGGCCGCTCTGGTGCTCGCCGAGCAGACCGTGAAGACTCACGTCAGCCGGATCCTGACCAAGCTGGACCTGCGGGACCGCGCGCAGGCCGTCGTCTACGCCTACGAGGCCGGCGTGGTGACCCCCGGTCCTCGCCGGTGA
- a CDS encoding metallophosphoesterase family protein, with translation MRLLLISDTHLPTRAKKLPEAVWAAVDEADVVVHAGDWINVELLDELSERANRLIGCWGNNDGPLLRARLPEVARATLDGVSLAVVHETGQAKGREERCERAYPDVDVLVFGHSHIPWDTTSQRGLRLLNPGSPTDRRRQPYCTYRTAVIASGRLEEVVLHNL, from the coding sequence ATGAGGTTGCTGCTGATCTCCGACACGCATCTGCCGACCCGCGCGAAGAAGCTGCCCGAGGCGGTCTGGGCCGCCGTCGACGAAGCGGACGTGGTCGTCCACGCGGGCGACTGGATCAACGTCGAGCTTCTCGACGAGCTGAGCGAGCGGGCGAACCGGCTGATCGGCTGCTGGGGCAACAATGACGGACCGTTGCTCCGGGCAAGGTTGCCCGAGGTCGCGCGGGCGACGCTGGACGGTGTCTCGCTGGCCGTCGTGCACGAGACCGGTCAGGCGAAAGGGCGCGAGGAGCGCTGCGAGCGGGCCTACCCCGACGTGGACGTGCTCGTCTTCGGGCACAGCCACATCCCCTGGGACACCACGTCGCAACGAGGCCTCAGACTGCTCAACCCCGGCTCACCGACCGACCGCCGGCGCCAGCCGTACTGCACCTACCGGACGGCCGTGATCGCGTCAGGCCGGCTCGAAGAGGTCGTGCTGCACAACCTCTAG
- a CDS encoding HipA family kinase, with protein MSLQTVTATRYVLPLREGGSLPGVVEGNDLGTYVIKFHGAGQGPKALVAEVIVGELFRRLGLRVPELKLIELDPVIGKSEPDEEIQDLVLRSAGLNLAVDFLPGSFGYDGSSGKPDEATQAKILWLDAYVANVDRSWRNTNLLVWHKQLWLIDHGAALYFHHSWMSAEKFTGLAYDAQDHVFRDVANAVPAIDAELAAAITPALLTEVIALVPDEWIGEGDRERYLGHLTARLADRSAWLPGGAR; from the coding sequence GTGAGTCTGCAGACCGTTACTGCCACCAGGTACGTGTTGCCGTTGCGCGAGGGCGGCTCGTTGCCGGGCGTTGTCGAAGGCAACGACCTCGGGACCTACGTGATCAAGTTCCACGGTGCCGGGCAGGGCCCCAAGGCGCTGGTCGCCGAGGTGATCGTCGGCGAACTGTTCCGCCGGCTGGGACTGCGGGTGCCGGAGCTGAAACTGATCGAGCTCGACCCGGTGATCGGCAAGTCCGAGCCCGACGAGGAGATCCAGGACCTGGTACTGCGCAGCGCGGGTCTCAACCTCGCCGTCGACTTCCTGCCCGGCTCCTTCGGGTACGACGGGTCCAGCGGCAAGCCCGACGAGGCCACTCAGGCCAAGATCCTCTGGCTGGACGCCTACGTCGCCAACGTGGACCGCTCCTGGCGCAACACGAACCTGCTCGTCTGGCACAAGCAACTCTGGCTGATCGACCACGGAGCCGCGCTGTACTTCCATCACTCCTGGATGTCGGCCGAGAAGTTCACCGGACTCGCCTACGACGCGCAGGATCACGTGTTCCGCGACGTGGCGAACGCAGTACCGGCGATCGACGCGGAGCTGGCGGCCGCCATCACTCCCGCCCTGCTGACCGAAGTGATCGCGCTCGTCCCGGACGAGTGGATCGGCGAAGGTGACCGGGAGCGGTATCTGGGCCATCTGACCGCGAGACTCGCCGACCGGTCCGCGTGGCTGCCGGGTGGTGCGCGGTGA
- the pyrE gene encoding orotate phosphoribosyltransferase: MDSAGGSRAELGQRIYRASHLTGEFVLRSGITATEYFDKYRFEADPVLLDAIAEAMVPLVPAGTEVLAGLGMGGIPVVTALGRRTGLPCAFVRKEAKAYGTCQLAEGAEIAGRRVLVVEDVVTKGGQIVLSTRELRALGAEISHALCVIDRQQGGAEALAEIELELVALLTAAELAG; encoded by the coding sequence GTGGACAGTGCTGGTGGGTCGCGGGCCGAGCTGGGACAGCGGATCTACCGGGCGTCGCATCTGACCGGGGAGTTCGTGCTCCGGTCGGGGATCACGGCGACCGAGTACTTCGACAAGTACCGGTTCGAGGCTGACCCGGTGCTGCTGGACGCGATTGCCGAGGCGATGGTGCCGCTGGTTCCTGCTGGGACCGAGGTGCTGGCCGGCCTGGGGATGGGCGGCATCCCGGTGGTGACCGCGCTCGGCCGCCGTACCGGGCTGCCCTGCGCGTTTGTGCGCAAGGAAGCCAAGGCGTATGGGACCTGCCAGTTGGCGGAGGGTGCCGAGATCGCTGGACGCCGGGTCCTGGTGGTCGAGGACGTGGTCACCAAGGGCGGCCAGATCGTCTTGTCGACCAGAGAACTGCGCGCGCTGGGCGCCGAGATCTCGCACGCCCTCTGCGTGATCGACCGGCAGCAGGGCGGCGCGGAGGCGCTGGCCGAGATAGAGCTCGAGCTCGTCGCTCTGCTGACCGCGGCGGAGCTGGCTGGTTGA